In Bdellovibrio sp. GT3, one genomic interval encodes:
- a CDS encoding CsbD family protein — translation MNKETMSGDWKILKGKIKEAWGRLTDDDIDKMEGNLDKLEGHIEKTYGLSKEEATKKFNEFKDSLNRPESDQRLSEDRRRTSLDSDINPDRSERH, via the coding sequence ATGAACAAAGAAACCATGAGTGGTGATTGGAAGATTCTTAAAGGCAAAATCAAAGAGGCCTGGGGTCGCCTGACAGACGACGACATTGATAAAATGGAAGGCAACCTTGATAAGCTGGAAGGTCACATTGAAAAGACCTATGGACTGTCCAAGGAAGAGGCCACTAAAAAATTCAATGAATTTAAAGACAGCTTAAACAGACCGGAATCAGATCAACGTCTTAGTGAAGATCGCCGTCGCACAAGCTTGGACAGCGATATCAATCCAGACAGATCAGAACGGCATTAA
- a CDS encoding acyl-CoA dehydrogenase family protein produces MKNFYQDGPSLTNTFQSDVLLQKFLKKILPADCQKQALPHLDRLGQRAATEMLTFAEDAESHPPVHVPFDPWGRRIDEIRVSAGWKAMEKIAAEEGIVATAYERKYGSYSRVYQMALLYLYSPSSAIFSCPLAMTDGAARALELYGTPEMKTRAIPHLTSRDPKTFWTAGQWMTERTGGSDVSGTSTDAHPFTGESEFGATHSLHGTKWFTSATTSQMALTLARPDGAAAGSKGLSLFYLELRNDQEQLNHIQIHRLKDKLGTKALPTAELSLQGTPARMIGGEGDGIKKIASVLNITRIYNSICAIGHARRALDLAQSYSRKRKAFGKLLIDHPLHQETLRWLEEDFRRCFAFSFHIAHLLGKDEVGEINAKERTLLRTLTPVLKLYTAKKALAISSEVVEMFGGAGYVEDTGLPRLLRDAQVFTIWEGTTNVLSLDMLRAFEKEQSLPVLIEFFKTSKAFKTSAPAFISRWNEFESLIGSLQKSTPDEWERHARQLALLTGDLVSECMIVEHEL; encoded by the coding sequence ATGAAAAACTTTTATCAAGATGGGCCCAGCCTAACGAACACTTTTCAGTCCGATGTTCTTCTTCAAAAGTTCCTGAAAAAAATCCTGCCAGCAGATTGCCAGAAGCAAGCTCTGCCTCACCTCGATCGCCTGGGGCAGCGTGCGGCAACCGAAATGCTGACTTTTGCTGAGGATGCTGAGTCTCATCCGCCCGTCCACGTCCCATTTGATCCCTGGGGACGCAGAATCGACGAAATTCGTGTGTCTGCAGGCTGGAAAGCCATGGAGAAGATCGCCGCAGAGGAAGGCATTGTTGCCACGGCCTACGAAAGAAAATACGGATCTTACTCGCGTGTTTATCAAATGGCGCTGCTTTACTTATACTCTCCGAGTTCGGCAATTTTTTCATGCCCCTTGGCGATGACCGACGGCGCGGCCAGAGCTCTGGAGCTCTATGGTACTCCGGAAATGAAAACTCGTGCTATTCCCCACCTGACCTCAAGAGATCCAAAAACATTTTGGACTGCCGGCCAATGGATGACTGAAAGAACTGGTGGCTCGGATGTCAGCGGCACGTCCACGGATGCGCATCCATTCACTGGTGAAAGTGAATTTGGCGCAACCCACTCCTTGCACGGAACAAAGTGGTTCACATCAGCGACCACATCACAAATGGCTTTGACCCTGGCGCGCCCGGATGGAGCCGCAGCCGGATCCAAAGGCTTAAGCCTTTTTTACCTGGAACTTCGCAATGATCAGGAACAGTTGAATCACATCCAGATCCATCGCCTGAAAGACAAGCTGGGCACCAAAGCACTGCCAACAGCAGAACTAAGCCTGCAAGGAACTCCTGCCCGTATGATCGGAGGAGAAGGTGATGGAATCAAAAAGATTGCCAGCGTCCTGAATATCACCCGCATTTATAATTCCATCTGCGCTATCGGGCACGCCCGTCGCGCACTGGATCTTGCCCAGAGCTATTCGCGTAAAAGAAAAGCCTTTGGCAAACTATTGATCGACCATCCATTGCATCAGGAAACATTGCGCTGGCTGGAAGAAGACTTCCGCCGCTGCTTCGCTTTCAGTTTTCATATTGCGCATTTACTGGGAAAAGACGAAGTCGGTGAAATCAACGCCAAAGAGCGCACCCTGCTACGCACTCTAACTCCAGTATTGAAGCTGTATACCGCGAAAAAAGCGCTGGCGATCTCCAGCGAAGTTGTGGAGATGTTTGGTGGCGCAGGGTATGTGGAAGATACAGGTTTGCCCCGATTGCTACGTGATGCCCAGGTTTTTACTATCTGGGAAGGAACTACCAACGTATTGTCGCTGGATATGCTTCGCGCCTTTGAGAAGGAACAGTCTCTACCCGTTCTGATTGAATTTTTTAAGACTTCCAAAGCTTTCAAAACTTCGGCACCGGCATTTATCAGCAGATGGAATGAATTCGAGTCGCTGATAGGAAGCCTGCAAAAATCAACGCCGGATGAGTGGGAGCGACATGCAAGGCAATTGGCATTGCTAACCGGAGACCTAGTCAGCGAATGCATGATTGTGGAGCACGAACTTTAA
- a CDS encoding HD-GYP domain-containing protein — protein MTDPQPKMIMVGVELFTENFPLPADVYTRLPSGQYLLVGKKGEKSNFQSLHMTAQKKAELYVRGADYDTVIQFNLALARTAVGKAQVPTNLKLNLISGLADSAINDLVDRKIVLGSYERVKQLSGFIKDTVAQVSDVEKLLDLLSKLPADNASHGMATAAVSLLICEKMEIHSKPTLEKVALGAMLHDIGMKEIPDAILKKTRADRTIEETTHYESHTMRGVEMLQELREIPSDVLAIILEHHENALGMGYPRRIRDIKMNPLARIVAVANYFVELLHDKTGEHQALTPEEAIHYMEVTLGQPFNKQVFLALKDIVYAHRRAAS, from the coding sequence ATGACAGATCCTCAGCCGAAAATGATTATGGTAGGGGTAGAGCTCTTTACTGAGAACTTTCCACTTCCAGCAGACGTTTATACAAGACTCCCTTCCGGTCAGTATCTTTTGGTCGGTAAAAAAGGTGAGAAAAGTAATTTTCAAAGCTTGCACATGACTGCGCAAAAGAAAGCTGAGCTCTATGTGCGCGGAGCTGATTATGACACTGTCATTCAATTCAATTTGGCTCTGGCCAGAACTGCTGTCGGCAAAGCTCAGGTTCCAACTAATTTAAAATTGAATTTGATTTCCGGATTGGCGGATTCGGCGATCAACGACTTGGTGGATCGCAAGATTGTGTTGGGTTCTTACGAGCGTGTGAAGCAGCTATCAGGCTTCATCAAGGATACTGTCGCTCAAGTGAGTGATGTTGAAAAACTATTGGATCTGTTAAGTAAGCTGCCCGCAGACAATGCCTCGCATGGTATGGCGACTGCTGCTGTGTCTCTTTTAATCTGTGAAAAAATGGAAATTCATTCCAAGCCCACTCTGGAAAAGGTGGCTTTGGGAGCGATGTTGCATGATATCGGCATGAAAGAGATCCCCGATGCCATTTTAAAGAAAACCCGGGCTGATCGTACAATTGAGGAAACAACACACTATGAGTCTCACACGATGAGAGGTGTGGAGATGCTTCAGGAATTGAGAGAGATACCGTCAGATGTTTTGGCGATTATTCTGGAGCATCATGAAAACGCCTTGGGTATGGGATACCCCCGTCGTATTCGCGATATCAAGATGAATCCACTAGCGAGAATCGTGGCAGTGGCAAATTACTTTGTGGAGCTTCTGCACGACAAAACCGGCGAACATCAGGCTTTAACGCCAGAGGAAGCCATTCACTATATGGAAGTAACGTTAGGGCAGCCCTTCAATAAGCAGGTGTTTCTTGCCTTGAAGGATATTGTCTATGCTCATCGCAGAGCCGCCTCTTAG
- a CDS encoding S1 family peptidase yields MSRILVAVLSLGVLASCSANLNSSVVSNGNRIMNGTEVQETDAIAAHLVSVYDVENNGVCTGTLIAPNIVLTAAHCISTHKKNIKVVFGLNVDEYLAAREPDVREAHVHNVSDIIVHPEWNFEKNQDKEDDWHDLAVIKFKGDAPEGFAPAEFLHDLNVLQTGVAAYVAGYGVNEVKHREIKEGESLKSGEEAVCDDKGCIAIKFDGDGLLRWTQAPIATFSETEIRLDEQNGGTCGGDSGGPAFVMHEGKFLLFGVTSRGSLFCNSVGVYTVALKLYDFLKPAVERLQQ; encoded by the coding sequence ATGTCGCGTATTTTGGTTGCTGTATTATCTCTTGGAGTTTTGGCGTCTTGCTCTGCCAACTTGAATAGTTCTGTTGTGTCCAACGGGAATCGCATTATGAACGGGACTGAAGTCCAGGAAACAGATGCAATTGCGGCTCACTTGGTTTCTGTTTATGACGTTGAAAATAACGGAGTCTGCACTGGAACTTTAATCGCACCAAATATCGTTTTGACGGCGGCTCATTGTATCTCCACTCACAAAAAAAATATCAAAGTCGTCTTCGGTCTGAACGTGGATGAGTACTTGGCGGCTCGCGAGCCGGATGTGCGTGAAGCCCACGTTCATAACGTAAGTGACATTATCGTCCATCCGGAATGGAACTTTGAAAAGAATCAGGATAAAGAAGACGACTGGCATGACCTTGCGGTTATTAAGTTCAAAGGCGATGCACCCGAGGGTTTTGCCCCTGCTGAGTTTTTGCATGACTTGAACGTTCTGCAAACGGGTGTGGCGGCATATGTCGCGGGTTATGGAGTCAACGAAGTTAAGCACCGGGAAATCAAAGAAGGTGAATCTTTGAAGTCCGGTGAAGAGGCTGTTTGTGACGACAAGGGTTGCATTGCGATCAAATTCGATGGTGATGGATTATTGCGTTGGACTCAGGCTCCGATTGCGACGTTCTCTGAGACAGAAATTCGTTTGGATGAACAAAACGGTGGTACATGCGGTGGTGATTCCGGTGGTCCTGCATTTGTGATGCATGAAGGAAAGTTTCTACTTTTTGGTGTCACCAGCCGTGGAAGCCTGTTCTGTAATTCTGTGGGTGTGTATACTGTAGCCCTTAAGCTTTACGACTTTTTGAAACCAGCGGTTGAACGTCTTCAGCAGTAA
- a CDS encoding lysylphosphatidylglycerol synthase transmembrane domain-containing protein, whose amino-acid sequence MIKKTKKIAAQLIKILFAAGIIYWLVQSGKLNFSALRNLLNPGIMALAAGIVLVNFFLASERWRVLVKSQGIPAKAWSSFKLTLIGQFFNFAMPGGVGGDVIKAFYFTREFPGTKVVAATSVLIDRVLGLYSMILLAMVVMIYDFAHVSHVSTLLNLFYFIVALFVVFSVALGLVFSTKIYDRQLLKRVINKLPLSEKFMKIYESLHLYGNHMPRIIQVIVLSLIAQTTAILFLYMVGVASGFTDIPAKTYFLVAPLGFMATAIPISPAGVGVGQAAFYFLFNVYTGKSTDVGPTTITAFQVCSFVVSLLGAFFYMRYKRPKDISEASDMA is encoded by the coding sequence ATGATTAAAAAGACCAAGAAGATTGCAGCTCAGTTAATAAAAATCCTGTTCGCAGCCGGTATTATTTATTGGTTGGTCCAATCAGGTAAACTGAACTTCTCGGCCCTAAGAAATCTTTTAAATCCAGGCATCATGGCCCTTGCCGCGGGCATCGTTCTTGTGAACTTCTTCTTGGCCAGCGAACGCTGGAGAGTTCTGGTAAAGTCTCAGGGTATTCCGGCAAAGGCCTGGTCTTCGTTTAAGCTTACTTTGATTGGTCAGTTCTTTAATTTTGCCATGCCCGGCGGTGTCGGCGGCGACGTGATCAAGGCATTTTATTTTACTCGTGAATTCCCTGGTACCAAAGTGGTTGCAGCCACCAGCGTGTTGATCGACCGTGTACTGGGCCTCTATTCCATGATCTTACTGGCGATGGTGGTGATGATTTATGACTTCGCTCATGTCAGCCATGTTTCGACGCTTTTGAATTTGTTTTATTTTATCGTGGCTTTGTTTGTCGTTTTTTCAGTTGCACTGGGTTTGGTTTTCTCAACGAAAATCTATGACCGCCAGCTTCTAAAACGCGTCATCAACAAGCTTCCACTTTCTGAAAAGTTCATGAAGATCTACGAAAGCCTGCACCTTTATGGCAATCATATGCCGCGAATCATCCAGGTGATCGTATTAAGTTTGATCGCACAAACGACGGCTATCTTATTTTTGTACATGGTAGGAGTCGCTTCGGGCTTTACAGATATCCCAGCAAAAACATACTTCCTGGTGGCACCTTTGGGCTTTATGGCGACGGCTATTCCCATTTCCCCGGCAGGAGTTGGCGTGGGTCAGGCCGCTTTCTATTTCCTGTTTAACGTTTACACTGGCAAATCCACAGACGTGGGTCCGACGACAATCACGGCATTTCAAGTCTGCTCATTCGTGGTGAGCTTGCTGGGAGCTTTCTTTTATATGCGCTACAAACGCCCTAAAGATATCTCCGAAGCTTCAGATATGGCCTGA
- a CDS encoding outer membrane beta-barrel protein: MKKFITILAALGASMPFTAYADEVLSGITVQGEAAFEYNFMSSGGNTYPASAGALNEQYRFNSAQVILKKDTDQLSFLARLMYMPIEVSTPGGTSKNSFGTLDQLEIYYNINAAWSAGFGRLCSTLGFESAMRAENVFYQNTVAYQSIVPGYNEGLRLKFNPGEWLAVTLSSYNRSAYNQYGDEMATTKTTELSATGIAGRFLWFAGYYAGKDASATIPGSSVAKATTNIWTTYKVSDEFNVSVSYDSRAQTPDGLSESYAQSLSAQGSYILGGHTLGLRYESILGAGEMDSLNATVDTFYPGADKVEVWSVGDKFKLNDNLNVYLELRQDLADQEIMKDSDGGPTDRSTMITLGAIAHF; the protein is encoded by the coding sequence ATGAAAAAATTCATCACAATTCTTGCCGCTTTAGGCGCAAGTATGCCATTCACCGCATATGCTGATGAGGTCCTTTCTGGTATTACAGTTCAAGGTGAAGCCGCATTCGAATATAACTTTATGTCCTCGGGAGGCAACACCTACCCGGCATCCGCTGGCGCGTTGAACGAACAATATCGCTTCAACAGTGCACAGGTGATTCTAAAAAAGGACACCGATCAATTGTCCTTCCTGGCGCGACTGATGTACATGCCCATCGAAGTCAGCACTCCCGGTGGTACCAGCAAAAACAGTTTCGGCACCCTTGATCAGCTTGAAATCTATTACAACATCAATGCGGCCTGGTCTGCGGGATTCGGTCGACTTTGTTCAACTCTTGGTTTTGAATCTGCGATGCGGGCCGAAAACGTGTTTTACCAAAACACGGTTGCGTATCAAAGCATCGTGCCGGGATACAATGAAGGCCTGCGTTTGAAATTCAACCCTGGAGAATGGCTGGCCGTCACACTCAGCTCCTACAATCGTAGCGCCTACAACCAATACGGTGACGAAATGGCAACGACGAAGACCACCGAACTTTCGGCAACAGGTATTGCCGGCCGGTTTCTTTGGTTTGCCGGTTACTATGCGGGTAAGGATGCTTCAGCTACCATTCCCGGCTCCAGTGTGGCCAAGGCCACCACGAACATCTGGACAACTTATAAAGTTAGCGACGAATTTAATGTCTCTGTCAGTTACGATTCACGCGCGCAGACACCTGACGGTTTAAGCGAAAGCTACGCACAGTCTTTATCTGCACAAGGTTCTTATATTCTGGGAGGACACACCCTGGGTCTGCGTTACGAGAGTATCTTGGGAGCAGGAGAAATGGATTCCTTAAACGCCACCGTCGATACTTTTTATCCCGGTGCAGATAAGGTTGAGGTTTGGTCTGTGGGCGACAAATTCAAGCTGAATGATAATCTGAATGTATACTTGGAACTTCGCCAGGATCTGGCGGACCAGGAGATTATGAAAGACTCTGATGGCGGGCCCACGGATCGTTCAACGATGATCACCCTGGGCGCCATTGCACATTTCTAA
- a CDS encoding murein L,D-transpeptidase catalytic domain-containing protein, whose product MTIKVIRFLIPVVAAFTGCAAFAGILPNKEDRWNFYVKRFEQVASRESDIPEVAIDRTVEFLQSNRIKLEKLLNNRSVVVINDFTQDSIRERMFVVYVYLGKVERYQVAHGIGSGEGPHVYKCSGASGSKATPPGFLVVQNENRASSFGSALYMDGLETRNSSSRARAVVLHPNKTAYERALIQRKWGFIDLSEGCTQLTREDYAKLKSRIQGGSLLYNFCPEDKR is encoded by the coding sequence ATGACAATAAAAGTGATTCGTTTTCTAATTCCAGTTGTTGCTGCGTTTACTGGCTGTGCGGCTTTTGCCGGCATCCTTCCCAATAAGGAAGACCGCTGGAATTTCTATGTAAAACGTTTCGAACAAGTGGCGTCCCGTGAATCAGATATTCCTGAGGTCGCCATCGACAGAACCGTCGAATTCTTGCAATCCAATCGTATCAAGCTCGAAAAGCTATTGAACAACCGCAGTGTGGTGGTGATCAATGACTTCACTCAGGACAGCATTCGTGAACGCATGTTTGTGGTTTACGTTTATCTAGGCAAGGTTGAGCGTTACCAGGTGGCTCATGGGATCGGAAGCGGTGAAGGGCCTCATGTCTATAAGTGCTCAGGAGCGTCGGGATCCAAGGCGACTCCTCCAGGGTTTTTGGTTGTTCAGAATGAAAACCGGGCTTCCTCTTTCGGATCGGCGCTGTACATGGATGGGCTTGAAACCCGTAATAGCAGTTCCCGCGCCCGAGCGGTGGTGCTTCACCCGAACAAAACTGCATACGAGCGTGCTTTGATCCAACGCAAATGGGGTTTTATTGACCTGAGCGAAGGATGCACACAGCTGACTCGCGAAGACTATGCAAAGTTGAAATCCCGAATTCAGGGTGGCAGTCTGCTTTATAACTTCTGTCCTGAAGATAAGCGCTAA
- a CDS encoding HTTM domain-containing protein — protein sequence MKSVTIIKAVWDFFFKPQPVNHIGLMRVLFGLILIFNWYMIWSYLDVFWGVDGLVTLKTSIEYGSSLRFSLFDLMPNDPRVPALLAIVNLMAAIGVTLGLFTRTSMVVAFVTLLSFQNRNDFILNSGDIVLRNILFFMMFSAAGKAYSLDQWIKSLRHGKWKVPVMERPWAVRLIQIQFCVIYVATVLFKIKGNSWVDGTAIYIATRLDEFVRYPVPLLNSLAVIKVMTWSTLVVEFAMGTLVWFKDLRYWILLAGIGLHLGIEVVMSIPMFEWVMIAAMLSLVDPYDFVKFENAGKAWLMKYRYRFNKMRTA from the coding sequence ATGAAATCAGTCACAATAATTAAAGCAGTTTGGGATTTCTTTTTTAAACCTCAACCCGTTAATCACATTGGTCTGATGCGTGTGCTGTTTGGTCTTATTCTGATTTTTAATTGGTATATGATCTGGAGCTATCTTGATGTTTTCTGGGGAGTGGACGGTTTGGTCACGCTTAAAACTTCGATAGAGTATGGTTCTTCCTTGCGATTTAGTCTGTTTGATTTGATGCCAAATGATCCGCGTGTTCCGGCCTTGTTGGCGATTGTGAATCTAATGGCAGCTATAGGTGTGACGTTGGGTTTGTTCACCAGAACTTCAATGGTGGTGGCGTTCGTGACTTTACTGTCATTCCAGAACAGAAATGATTTTATCCTGAACAGTGGCGATATTGTTTTAAGAAACATTTTATTTTTTATGATGTTCTCTGCTGCCGGTAAGGCGTACTCATTGGACCAATGGATTAAGAGCTTGCGTCATGGTAAGTGGAAAGTTCCAGTGATGGAGCGTCCTTGGGCCGTCCGGCTTATTCAAATCCAGTTTTGCGTGATTTACGTGGCGACTGTTTTGTTTAAAATCAAAGGTAATAGTTGGGTTGATGGCACTGCTATTTACATTGCAACCCGTCTGGATGAATTTGTTCGTTATCCTGTTCCTTTGCTAAACAGCCTGGCTGTGATCAAGGTCATGACTTGGTCAACATTAGTGGTTGAGTTTGCCATGGGCACGCTGGTTTGGTTTAAGGATTTGCGTTACTGGATACTGTTAGCTGGCATAGGCCTTCATCTTGGAATTGAAGTAGTGATGAGTATTCCCATGTTCGAGTGGGTGATGATTGCGGCCATGCTGTCTTTAGTTGACCCCTATGATTTTGTAAAATTTGAGAACGCCGGTAAAGCATGGCTTATGAAATACCGTTATCGTTTCAATAAGATGCGAACCGCATAA
- a CDS encoding D-glycero-alpha-D-manno-heptose-1,7-bisphosphate 7-phosphatase: MKSWAQLVADTVRMGGMLVFINDQAPQDLTKWLSPLSQQFSGRIPFAVRSHNDFLRGNHRTGPHDLIFFFEGQKSVLQSLDAKLQGQRVWVSPADSMPHAVDYLWHNADLSSWEIFWQSLATQFDSLMENWQEEAADFTPCLFLDRDDVVVKNVPYNKDPEKVELIPEVVSLIRKAHDLGYWVAVVTNQSGIGRGRISWSEYKSVHQRMLRMLAQNGAWIDECVWSSFIENEAVPEGRTFASLRKPRAGMFQIVKEKLKVDMPKSLMVGDSATDLIAAYSAGVGQCFLLKSEKFDQERETLEKFRLANAGFKYQAISEASEISLGRL, translated from the coding sequence ATGAAATCATGGGCACAACTTGTTGCAGACACAGTTCGAATGGGCGGGATGCTGGTATTTATTAATGACCAGGCTCCGCAGGATCTAACAAAGTGGCTAAGTCCACTGAGTCAGCAGTTCTCCGGGCGAATTCCATTCGCAGTTCGTAGTCATAATGACTTTTTGCGTGGCAATCATCGCACAGGCCCCCATGATCTGATTTTCTTTTTTGAGGGTCAGAAAAGTGTGCTGCAAAGTCTGGATGCAAAGCTGCAAGGGCAGCGTGTTTGGGTTTCTCCAGCGGATAGCATGCCTCATGCCGTGGATTATCTATGGCACAATGCTGATCTAAGTTCCTGGGAGATCTTCTGGCAGAGCCTGGCAACGCAATTTGATTCGTTGATGGAGAACTGGCAGGAAGAGGCCGCGGACTTTACTCCCTGCTTGTTTCTGGACCGCGATGATGTCGTGGTTAAAAATGTTCCCTACAACAAGGATCCTGAAAAGGTTGAGTTAATTCCTGAAGTGGTCTCGTTGATACGCAAAGCACATGACCTGGGGTACTGGGTCGCTGTGGTTACCAATCAATCCGGTATCGGGCGTGGGCGTATTTCTTGGTCGGAATACAAGTCCGTGCACCAGCGTATGCTAAGAATGCTGGCTCAGAATGGTGCCTGGATTGATGAGTGTGTGTGGTCTTCGTTTATTGAAAACGAAGCAGTGCCGGAAGGACGAACTTTCGCCAGTTTAAGAAAACCCCGGGCTGGTATGTTTCAAATTGTGAAAGAAAAGCTGAAAGTGGATATGCCAAAATCGTTGATGGTTGGAGACAGCGCAACGGATTTGATCGCGGCCTATTCCGCCGGGGTCGGACAGTGCTTTTTATTGAAGTCAGAGAAATTTGATCAAGAGCGCGAAACTTTGGAAAAGTTCCGCCTCGCAAATGCTGGATTTAAATATCAGGCCATATCTGAAGCTTCGGAGATATCTTTAGGGCGTTTGTAG
- a CDS encoding CBS domain-containing protein, whose product MKVKDVMRPRADVIGADRTVQEAALMMEKNSYGSLPVSRNDKMIGMITDRDITIRVVAAGLDPKTTLVEQCMSQGIEYCFDDEDLGVAAQHMIRNKIRRVPVVNKSKRLVGMLSLGDIATRGQNKNISHDLLSHVAQV is encoded by the coding sequence ATGAAAGTCAAAGATGTCATGCGCCCTCGCGCCGACGTAATCGGTGCCGATCGAACTGTTCAAGAGGCAGCCCTGATGATGGAAAAGAACAGTTACGGCTCCTTGCCAGTCAGTCGCAATGATAAAATGATTGGAATGATCACAGATCGCGACATCACCATTCGCGTGGTGGCGGCAGGTTTGGATCCCAAAACCACCCTGGTTGAACAATGCATGAGTCAGGGTATCGAATACTGTTTCGATGACGAAGACCTTGGCGTCGCAGCCCAACACATGATTCGCAATAAAATCCGCCGTGTCCCCGTCGTCAACAAATCCAAACGACTGGTTGGCATGCTCAGCCTGGGAGACATTGCAACCCGAGGACAAAACAAAAATATTTCGCACGATCTGCTTTCGCATGTAGCGCAGGTATAA
- a CDS encoding mannose-1-phosphate guanylyltransferase/mannose-6-phosphate isomerase, with amino-acid sequence MIPVVLSGGSGTRLWPVSRQQMPKQFCTIFEKPLQTMTLERCHKMGTPWIVTSKALQNLTEINLQTNKMNDVQVVYEPYGKNTAPAIAVLCKLLDLKGLGQEIVGIFPSDHLISKEQAFLKVVDFAASVASNNKVVTLGITPSYPETGYGYIQTKAVSLKEKDGLKAYSVVKFHEKPALEKAKEFLTQGSFSWNAGIFVFKAAHMISLFEKLQPELWATVSSLKADSSNLEEIYANVQSISIDYAIMEKLSGEELACIPSEFGWNDVGSWDAVATLQKGQEVLNVKGHGNFVFGDPAKNYSAIGIDDVIVVDTKDALMLVKKGQSQDVRYVVESLAQQKSSLVKEHVYEYRPWGYFEILKDTEFFKSKVIRVNPHSQLSLQSHAKREEHWTITRGTGEVVLNDQVIPVKAGSHVHIPLGAKHRMRNNSDEMLEFVEVQLGSYFGEDDIVRYQDDYQRK; translated from the coding sequence ATGATTCCTGTAGTATTATCTGGTGGAAGCGGCACGCGTTTGTGGCCGGTATCGCGTCAGCAAATGCCTAAACAGTTTTGCACCATTTTCGAGAAACCTTTGCAGACCATGACTTTGGAAAGATGCCATAAAATGGGCACGCCATGGATTGTGACTTCAAAAGCTTTGCAGAATCTGACAGAGATCAATCTTCAAACAAATAAAATGAACGACGTACAAGTGGTGTATGAGCCTTATGGCAAGAACACGGCTCCTGCGATTGCCGTTCTTTGTAAACTTTTGGACCTGAAAGGGCTGGGACAGGAGATCGTGGGGATTTTCCCATCGGATCACCTGATCTCCAAAGAGCAGGCCTTTTTGAAGGTCGTTGATTTTGCCGCGTCTGTCGCCAGCAACAACAAAGTTGTTACCTTGGGCATTACGCCCTCCTATCCGGAAACGGGTTACGGCTATATTCAGACGAAAGCCGTCAGCCTGAAAGAAAAAGACGGCTTGAAGGCCTACTCCGTTGTGAAGTTTCATGAAAAGCCGGCGCTTGAAAAAGCCAAGGAGTTTTTGACTCAAGGAAGCTTCAGCTGGAATGCCGGGATCTTTGTATTCAAGGCTGCACATATGATTTCATTGTTTGAAAAATTGCAGCCGGAGTTGTGGGCGACAGTTTCTTCTTTGAAAGCTGACTCTTCCAATTTGGAAGAGATCTATGCGAATGTTCAAAGTATCTCCATTGACTACGCCATCATGGAAAAATTGAGTGGCGAGGAGCTGGCTTGTATTCCTTCGGAATTTGGCTGGAATGACGTGGGCTCTTGGGATGCCGTTGCGACTTTGCAAAAAGGGCAGGAAGTATTGAACGTCAAAGGGCACGGAAACTTTGTATTCGGTGATCCGGCCAAGAACTATTCGGCCATCGGCATTGATGATGTGATCGTGGTTGATACCAAGGATGCATTGATGCTGGTGAAAAAAGGCCAGTCTCAGGACGTGCGTTATGTTGTCGAGTCGTTGGCACAGCAAAAATCCAGCTTGGTTAAAGAGCATGTCTATGAATATCGTCCATGGGGATATTTTGAGATTTTGAAGGATACGGAATTCTTTAAATCAAAAGTAATTCGCGTGAATCCACACTCTCAGTTGTCTTTGCAAAGCCATGCGAAGCGTGAGGAGCATTGGACCATCACCCGTGGTACGGGCGAAGTGGTCTTGAATGATCAGGTGATTCCTGTGAAAGCTGGCTCCCACGTGCATATCCCATTGGGCGCGAAACATCGCATGCGCAACAACTCTGACGAAATGTTGGAATTCGTTGAAGTTCAGCTTGGCAGCTATTTCGGCGAGGATGATATCGTTCGCTATCAGGACGATTACCAAAGAAAGTAA